One Candidatus Kapaibacterium thiocyanatum genomic window, ACAGCATGACGAGGGAGTAGGCACCCTTGGCCGTGCGTACGGCCTCCCGTATCTGTTCGATCTGCGTCTGCTGCCTGCTCCGTGCGATGAGGTGCAGGAAGAGTTCGCTGTCCGTCGTCGTCTGGAAGATGGCGCCTTCGTTCTTCAGGCTGGTCCGCAGCTCGCGCGTATTCGTGAGGTTGCCGTTATGGGCCAGCGCGAAGTTACCCTTGGTGTAGTTGAAGTGGAAGGGCTGGATGTTCGCCAGCGAATTGCTGCCCGTTGTCGAATACCGGTTGTGACCGATGGCCGAGCGGCCCGGCAGCGTCTCTTTGAAAAGGTGATGGTCGGAGAATACGTCGAGGACGAGTCCTTCGCCCTTGTGAACGCCGAACCGGTGCTTCCGCTTCGCTTCGTCGAAGTAGAGGGTCACGATGCCCGATGCTTCCTGTCCGCGATGCTGCAGGGCATGGAGGGCATAATAGGTGAGAACGGAGGCCTGCGGGTGGTTGAAGACGCCGACGATACCGCACATTATTCGCTTTCGTTCATGTTGTGGAACACGTTCTGAACGTCGTCATCCTCTTCGATGCGGTCGATCAGCTTGATGATGTCTTCAGCCTGCTCGTCGGTAAGGGTCACCGTCGTATTCGGGATGCGCTTCAGTTCGGAGCTGTCGACCTTCACGTTACCGCTTTCGAGGGCTTTCTGCATGGGGGCGAAGTCCGCGAAAGAGGTATAGACGGTTACCTCGTCGTCAGCTTGTTGGATGTCTTCGGCTCCATGTTCGATGAGCATCATTTCCAGGTCGTCCATGTTGACGCCGGCGGTTGGAATCACGAAGACGCCCTTTCGATCGAAGATGAATTCCAGCGATCCCGTCGTTCCCAGCGAGCCGCCGCTCTTGTTGAAATAGGAGCGGATGTTGGCCACGGTCCGGGTATTGTTGTCGGTAGCCGTTTCCACCCAGATGGCGACGCCGTGCGGGGCATAGCCTTCGAAATTGACTTCGGCGAGATCGGCGGCATCCTTGCCGGCTGCCTTCTTGATGGCGTTCTCGACGTTGTCCTTCGGCATGTTCGCCGTCTTGGCGTTCTGGATGGCCGCGCGCAAGCGCGGATTCGTTTCTGGATCGGGGCCACCGGTCTTGACGGCGATGGATATTTCGCGTCCCAGGCGTGTGAAGGCCCTGGACATGTTGGCCCAGCGCTTTTCCTTGCGTGCCCGGCGGAATTCGAATGCTCTGCCCATTGTTTCGAAGCGTTTGTGAGGTTTAGAGTTTCTTCTCGAAAATTCTGTAGCGGCGATAGGCCTCGCCGTGCATGGTCGTGGTGAGGGCCCGGTTCATCATGACGTTGTCCTCGAGGATCCAGCTCGCTTCACCCTTCATGATGCCGTGCTTCGCGGCACGGTCGCCGATCTCCTGATACATGATGGCATCGATACCCGAACGGCGGAACTCGGGGAGGACTCCGAGGACGATGATGCGGACGAGGTCGATCTTCTTCTTCTTGGTGAGAAGGTGATAGACGCCGCCCAGCAGGCCGCCCTTGCGGTTGTGGATCATGGTCTGGTTGATGTCGGGAATCGCGAGGCAGAAGCCTGCAGGCCTGCCGTTGACTTCGGCGATGAAGGCGAAGTCCGGGTTGGCGATGGGCTTGAGGTCGGCGGCGAGGAAGTCGAACTCCTCGTCCGTCATCTTCACGAAGCCCCAGTTCTTCTCCCACGAAGCGTTGTACAGCTCCCGGAGCGTGACGACGTCCTTCCGGAACTGTTCCTTGTCCTTGAGCTCGATGTTGCGGAAGGTGAGGCCGTAGCGTTCGGTGACGAGGGCCCGCAGGCGCTGGACCTTGTCGCTCAGGTAGGTTTCGTTCTTGAGGAGGTAGGCCAGCAGGTCCTGGGCCTTGCCGTATCCGGCGCCTTCGATGAGCTGCTGGTAGTAGGGGGGATTGTAGTTCATCAGGATGACCGGGGGGCCGTCGAAGCCGTGGACCAGCAATCCGCATTCGTCATTCGTGGAGGGGTTGACCGGGCCGCGCATGTGCGTCTTGCCCCGGTCCCGCAGCCATTGTTCGGCGGCGGTGAACAGGGCCGTCGCTACGCCCTGGTCCTGGATGCACTCGAAGAAACCGAAGAAGCCGATGTTGTCTTCGTGCTCCTTGTTGTGGTTGTCGTTGGTGATGGCGGCGATCCGGCCGACGACCTTGCCGTTGCGTTCGGCCAGGAACAACTGGATTTCGGAGTGCTTGTAGAAGGGATTGACTTTCGTGTTCAGCAGCTTCTTCCGATCCATGATCATGGGCGGCACCCAGTACGGGTCGTTCCTGTAGAACTCCCATTGTGCCTTGATGAAGGGCATCGTATCGCCCTGGGCAAGGGCGCGGATCTGCAGACTCATGCGATCTCCGGGTGCTGGAAAGTGCAAAGATACGACCTTCGCGTGTGACGGCCGGTTTGACGTATTTTCCCGGCCGAACTCCGGGAGGTATCAATGTCGTATCGTCGTCTGCTCGTCGTCGGTTTCACAACGCTCTGCTCATTGTCGGCCGCCACTGCCGGCGAGCTGGCCAACAGGTTCCGTGGCGATGCCGGACGGCTCGTGGCGACCATTACGGCCGACAGTTCGCTGTACCACCGTGTGGGCGAATTCTGCGACCGGTTTCCCCGGCGTCTGAGCGGTACGGAGATCCTGGAGCAAGGCCTGTCGTGGATCGAATCCACATTCCGACGCGAGGGCTGGAACGTCCGCAGCCAGCCGGTCATGGTGCCGAACTGGAAACGCGGCAGCGAATACGTGCAGATGGTCTCTCCGACACGCCGGCAACTGCCGATGCTCGGACTGGGAGGCAGTATCGGGACGAACGGACGTCCCCTCAAGGGTAAGGTCCTGGTCGTGAAGGACTTCGACGATCTCAGGAAGAACGCCGACCGGGCGAAGGGGAAGATCGTCGTCTACAACATTCCGTTCACGGACTACGGAGCGACGGTCCGGTACCGCTATTCCGGCGCCGTGGAAGCCGCCAGGTACGGAGCCATCGCATCCCTGGTGCGATCCGTCGGGCCGTACGGTATCCAGACGCCGCATACGGGTGGCATGGGCTACGATTCTACCGTGCCGAAGATCCCCACCGCCGCCATCACGATGGAGGATGCGATGCAGTTGCAGCGCATCCAGGACAGGGGAGAGGAAGCCGAACTGGAACTGTCGATGTCGGCGCACTGGGAGCCCGATGCTCCGTCACGCAATCTCGTCATCGAGATTCCCGGCACGGAACGGGCCGACGAAGTCGTCGTCATGGGCGGCCATATCGACGCATGGGACGTGGGGCAGGGTGCGATGGACGATGCCGGTGGCTGCTTCGCAGCATGGCGAGCACTGTCTGCCATCAGGGAGCTGGGGCTGAAGCCCCGACGGACGATTCGCGTCGTGTTCTGGACCAACGAGGAGAACGGTCTGCGCGGTGGCAAGGCTTATGCCGACAGCACGAGGAACGAGCGTCATATTCTCGCCATCGAATCGGACGAGGGTACGTTCGCTCCACAGGGCTTTACGGCCAAGGCTCCGGCACCGCTCATGAAGAAGCTCCAGGATGCCGTATCCCTGCTGACGCCGATCGGCGTGACCTACGTGAAGGAAGGGGAAGGCGGGGCGGACATCGGCCCGTTGGAACAACGCGGCACACCGGTCATGTCCCTCCAGGTCGACGGCTCGCGGTATTTCTGGTATCATCACACCGAAGGCGACACCATCGACAAGCTCGACCCGAAGGAACTCAACCACTGTGCCGCGGCCCTGGCGGTCATGACGTGGTGTATGGCGAACGACTAGGTTCGGGAGCGTATGCTCCGGGCATCACTTGCCGGTCAGCGTCACCTTCATCGACTTCGACGTTCCGTTGCGGAGCACCGTGACGTCGACGACGTCGCCGGGATTACGTTCGCCCAGCACGGACGTCAGGTCGTAGATGTTCTTGATCGTCGTGCTGCCCATCTTCGTGATGATGTCGTCGGCCTGCAGCCCGCCCTTTTCCGCGGGGCTGCCGGGCTTCACGCCGGTGATGCGGAGACCTTGCGGATCGTCGGAATAGTCGGGGATGACTCCGAGCGTGACCTTGAAGCCGGCGCTGGCCGACTGCTGCTTGCCAGGCGAAGCCGGCGCCTGGGTGAAGACGGGGCGCACGGGCAGTGCTGCGATATCGCGCACCGTACGCTCGACCATGGTCACGACCTGGGCCTGACCGTCGTAGTTGATCTTGTCGTAGGTGTCGGACGGACGATGATAGTCCGTGTGCAGACCTGTGAAGAAGAAGAGGACGGGGATGTTCTTCGCCGTGAAGGACGAATGATCGCTCGGTCCGAAGCCGTCGGCCGTGGTACTGATGACGAAGGGGAGATCGGCCTTGGCGCGTTCGATGATGTCCGGCCATTCCGTCGCCGTGCCTGTACCCTGGATGTTCAGCTTGTTGTCCTTCAGGCGCCCGATCATATCCAGATTCACCATCGCCACGACGTCGGAGAGTGCGATGGTGGGATTGTTGGTGAAGTGCTTCGAGCCGACGAGGCCCTTCTCCTCACCGCTGAAGCCGATGAAGGCGATCGTGCGCTTGCCCGGGGCGGCAGCGAAGCGGCGCGCCAGCTCCATCATGCCTGCGGTACCCGATGCATTGTCGTCCGCACCCGGATGGATGGCCGGACCCTTCGCCGTGCTGAGGGAGTTCTCGTCGCCGAGACCGAGGTGGTCGAAGTGGGCACCCACGACGACGACTTCCTTCGCGAGGGCGGGATCGGTACCGGGAACGATGCCGATGACGTTGGACGTCGTGGCATCCACACCTTCGATGGTGACGGTGAGTGTTGCCGTCGTGTTCTTCAGCGCGAACGACGCAGGCTTCTTCGTTTTCTCGATACTGCCTTCGGCTACGAAGAGACTCGTTTCCTTCGGGGGAAAGATGCGGGCGCAGGGCGTACGGCGCACCTGGACGGCGATGATGCCGGAGTTCTTGCCGAATCGTTCCATACCGAAGGGTTCGAGAACGTCGCTCAGGTCTCCCTGCTGGTTCACGAAGCAGACGGCGACGGCACCTTTGTCGCGTGCGATCGTGGCTTTCTTGCGCAGGGCTCCATGGGCCTTGAGGGCTTCGTCCTTGTCGGCCCACTTGGGTACGCCGCGCAGGACGAGGACGATCTTGCCCTTGACGTCGATACCGGCGTAGTCGTCATATCCTTTGTCCGGTGCGGAGATGCCGTAGCCGGCGAAGACGACGGCACCCGTCACGGTACCGGATTCGCTGAAGGCATAGGGTTGGTAGTCGATGCCGAGCTTCCAGCCGATCTTCGTGGGCTTGAGCTGGTCCAGTGGTATGCCCGGACGTTCGACGAGGACGTCGAACATGACACTGTTCGTACCGGTGAGCTTCATACCGACGGGCATCGTGAACGACTGCTGGAACGACGCTCCGGCGCCCGGCTTGAGACCGGCCTTCCTGAACTGATCCTCGATGTAGGCGGCGGCCTTCGTATTGCCTTCCGTTCCGGGGCCGCGTCCTTCGAGTTCGGGCGAAGCCAGATACTGTACATGCTGGAGAAGCTGCTGGGCCTCCGGCGTCGTAGCCGTCTGGGCCGTCAGAAGGACAGGGGCGGCAAGGAGCGGCAGGGAGAACCGAACGATGCGGTCGATGGTCTGCGTGAACGTGTTCATGGAAGCGTTGGTAGTTTTGTCCGGAAAGGGCGAAAAATAGCCCTGCGAGTCGTGGCACACAACAGGTTACATGCAAGCAAAGATTCGGTCACTCGCGTCGGATACCCTCGTCTATGGTGTCAGCACCATACTGCAGAGGTTCCTGTCCTTCCTCCTCACTCCGCTGTACACGAATTATCTCACGAAGGGTGAGATCGGGGACGTGTCGGCGATCTATGCCATGATCGCCTTCGTCAACATCGCCTATTCGCTCGGCATGGAGCCGGCCTTCATGAGGTTCTTCGACAGGAACGATGCTGCCCGTACGGCGACGGTCTACGGCGTAGCCTATCGTACCGTGGGAGTGCTGGCCCTGATCGTGACGGGATTGACGATGCTCTTCGCGGGTCCGGTGGCCGGTTCTCCGTTCCTGCGTCTGGATGGCGATGGTACGTCGCTGATTCTGGTGGCCGCCCTGGTGCCGTTGTTCGATGCCCTGGTTCTGATACCGTTCGCACGGCTGCGTATGGAGCAGCGTCCACGCCGCTTCGCGATGTTGCGTCTGTTCAGCGTCGTCGTGAATGTCGCCCTGAACGTCCTGTTCGTCGTCATCATGGGCCTGCGCGTCGAAGGTGTGCTGTGGTCGGGTGTGCTGTCGTCGGTCGCGACGTTCATGTTCTTCGTGCCCGATGTGGTGAAGGCGCTGAAGGTGCGGTTCGACCGCGGCGTCTTCCGCGAGATGATCGGCTTCGGTCTTCCGACCGTGCCGGCGAGCTTCTCGTCCATCATGGTCCTCGTCGCCGATCGTCCGCTCCTCCTCATGATGCTCGGGAACGCGGCGGTAGGGATGTATCAGACGAACTTCCGCCTGGCCCTCCCGATGATGCTGTTCGTGACGGTCTTCGAATACGCCTGGAAGCCGTTCTATCTCACGCATCGCGAAGACCCGGATGCGAAGACGACGTTCGCGAGAATCCTGACCCTGTTCACGGCCGTATGCGGTACCATCTTCCTTCTGACGGTATCCTTCATTCCCTATGTGGTGCAGTTGCCTTTCGTCGGCGGACGCTTCATCAATCCGCAGTACTGGAGCGGCCTCGTCATCGTTCCGGTCGTGATGTTCGCCTACTACTTCAACGGGATGTTCATCAACATGGCCGCGGGTCTCCACATCGAGAAGCGCACGGGATACTTCCCTCTCGCGACGGGTGTCGCGGCCGTGCTCAACGTCGTGGCCACGCTCGTCCTGCTGCCGTCCATGGGCTTCATGGGCGCGGCGTGGGCCAAGGTGATCGCCTATGTCGGAAGCGTCGTCGTCCTGTACTGGGCTCTGCAACGCATCTATCCCATCCATTACAACTGGCTGCGCATCGCCTACTGTATCGGCGTCTGCGCGGCCGTCTATTCGACCGTCCTCTTCACGTCCGACCAGACGACCATGGGACTGGTGGCGCGTATCGCCGCCGTGCCGGTCTACATTCTCCTGCTCGTGACCGGTGGTATCGTCGCACCGTCGTCATGGCGCATGCTGGCGAGTCTGGTCCGACGGTGAGATGGTCCTGTCACCGAGGTACATTGCACCATGTCCATTGCAACAGCCATCTCCGACGTACGGGAACGGATCCGGCGCGCCTGCATGAATGCAGGGCGTGCGGCGTCCGACGTCGATCTTCTCCTCGCCACGAAGACGGTATCGCCGGAACGTCTGCGCGAGGCCATCGCTGCCGGTGCTACGCTCTTCGGCGAGAACCGCATGCAGGAATTCGTTCCCAAGGCCGAGGCATTGCAGGATGCACCGATCACATGGCACTTCATCGGCCATCTGCAGACGAACAAGGTTCGTGATGCTGTCCGCCATGCCGTATGCGTACAATCCGTCGATCGTCCTTCGCTCGCGAAGGAACTCGACAAGGAACTGCAGAAGCGGGGTACGGGACTCGACATCCTCGTGGAAGTGAATACGTCCGGCGAGGAAAGCAAGCATGGTGCGGCGCCGGAACATGTCGACGATCTCCTGGAGTATATCGGTACGTGTGCTTCCTTGCGCGTTCGCGGATTCATGACCATCGGGGCCCTGAGCGAGGACGAGAACGATGTCCGTGCATGCTTCCGGTCGCTCCGCACGATTCGGGACAAGGCCATCGAAGACGGTCGTATTCCATCATCGGCGACCGTCTTGTCCATGGGCATGTCGGGCGATCTCGAGCTCGCCGTCGAAGAGGGTTCGACGATGATCAGGATAGGGTCGGCAGTATTCGGACGGCGATAGACGCGCAGCAGAAACAACGGAGGGAGCCCGGCCATGCATCACTTCGAGTTCTTCGACGAGATCATCATCATCGGTGGTCTCGCCATCCTGATCATCTTCCTCTTCCAGCGTCTGCGCATTCCATCCGTCATCGGCTTCATCGCCACCGGAATCCTGCTCGGTCCTACGACGTTCGGCATCGTATCGCAGGACACGCTGATCGAGACGCTCTCCGAACTCGGCGTCATCCTGCTGCTGTTCACCATCGGCCTGGAATTCTCCATCACCGATCTGCGCGCCATGCGGCGTGTGGTACTGCTCGGCGGGTCATTGCAGATCGCGGGAACGATCGTGCTCGTCGGTGCCCTCGCGCTGGTGCTGCTTCCCGTCGCCGGCGTCGATGTGTCCTTCCAGACGTCGATCTTTCTCGGCATCGCCTTCTCCGTCAGCAGTACGGCCATCTGTTCGAAGCTGCTCAAGGAGCGGCGTGAGCTGGCCCTGCCGCATGGACGGACGGCGATGGCCATCCTGATCTTCCAGGACATGGCCATCGTGCCTCTCATGATCATCGTATCCCTGCTGATACCCGGTGCCGCGAGCGACCCCGTCGGCATCCTGTTCCGTCTCGGTACGCTGCTCCTGCTCGGTCTGGGCATCATCGGCGGGTTCCGCTATCTGCTGCCGCGCTTCGTAGGCGCCGTAGGGCGTATCTCCGCACCGGAAGTGCTCGTACTCGGCGCCCTGGTGCTCTGCTTCGGCAGTGCCTACATCACGTCCATCGCCGGAATGTCCATGGCCCTCGGCGCCTTCATCGCCGGTGTGATCATCGCCGGTACGGACGAAGGGCATCGCATCGGCCGGGTCGTAGAACCGATGCGCGATGCATTCACCAGCATCTTCTTCATTTCCGTTGGACTGCTCCTCGACGTCCATCCCGAACACCTCTTCCAGATTCTCGGTGGAGCTACCATCCTGCTCGGCGTCAAGGGTTTCGTCGTCACCGTCGTCCTGTTGATCCTGCGTCTGCCCATCCGCACGGCCGTCATGAGCGGCATCGTGCTCGCCCAGGTGGGAGAATTCTCCTTCGTCCTCGCCGAGACCGGACGTGTCAACGGTCTCGTGACCGATGACGGTTTTCAGGCGATGCTCGTCGCCATCATCGTGACGATGACCGTGACGCCACTGCTCATCTCGGTGGCGCCGAGGCTCGCCGAACGGGCCATACCCGCGCTGGGCATCGTGCCGTTGCGCCGCTTCCGGACGAAGGACGAAGCGCCGGTGCAGACGTCGAACGAGACCGAAGAAGCCGACGGTCCCGTCGTCGTCGTCATCGGCTTCGGTGTGAACGGCCAGAACGTCGCACGTGTCCTGCGCGAAACGGCCATTCCGTACCGTGTCCTCGAGATGAATGCCGAGGCAGTGCAGAAGTTCAGGGAGAGGGGAGAGCCGATCCGCTTCGGAGATTCGACCGACATGCACGATCTCAAGATGGCGGGCATCGGGCAGGCCCGTGCCGTGATCGTGGCCATCAGCGATCAGACGGCGGTAGCGCATTCCATCCGTTCGATCAGGACGATGCGCTCCGACATCCACATCATCGCCCGCACCAGGTATGCACGCGATGCCGAGGCCATTTCGGCGGCAGGCGCCAACATCGTCGTCACGGAAGAGTACGAATCCTCCATCCAGGTCTCCGTGTCGCTGCTCCAGCATCTCGGTGTGGAAGAAGCCACCATCGGATATCACGAAGACGTCATGCGTCGCGATCGATATGGCATGCTCGCACGCGAAGTACCGCCGACGGCGTGACGAATCGCCGCGTCAATGGACGACGTGGACGGGAAGCGTCGTCGTCGACGTAGCCGTGGCGATACGCACGAAGTACGCGCCGCCACTCAGACCCTTCACATCGACGGAAACGTGATGCAGTCCTTCGGCGAACAGGGATCCATTCGTGATGCTGCGCACGCTGCTGCCGATGGCATCGACGATATCCATCCTGATCGTGGAAGACGACTGCAGGACGAAGGTGACGTGCATCGTTTCCGATGCGGGGTTGGGTGCACACGTCGCGGCGAACGGCGTCGTTGCTGATGCGTCGGGTACGGAGGTCGCCGTTTCCAGGGACATCGATTCGTCGCCTGCACGATAGGGCAACCAGAAGTAGTAGCAGAGCAGCATCTCATCGACCGTCGACTCACCCCATCGCATGATCTCGGGAGGATGGTTGGGATTCAGCGGGTTGTCGGCCGTGTTGTCGTATTCCGCTTCGTAGTGCAGGACCGAACCCTGCGGAATCTTCACGAGATGCCTGTAGGCATAGCTGCCCTGCCAGTTGAAATCCCAATCACCGATGCGGACGAGATCGATGGTGTCGGCATCGGGCGTGACGGCATAGGACCTGCAGTTGCGTCCGAGCAGATGCATATGGGGCGCGATGCCGAGGAGACTGATGTCGAGCGGCACCGTATGCCGCGTCGTGAAGCGGCGTACGGTATTCGGC contains:
- a CDS encoding transcriptional regulator, giving the protein MGRAFEFRRARKEKRWANMSRAFTRLGREISIAVKTGGPDPETNPRLRAAIQNAKTANMPKDNVENAIKKAAGKDAADLAEVNFEGYAPHGVAIWVETATDNNTRTVANIRSYFNKSGGSLGTTGSLEFIFDRKGVFVIPTAGVNMDDLEMMLIEHGAEDIQQADDEVTVYTSFADFAPMQKALESGNVKVDSSELKRIPNTTVTLTDEQAEDIIKLIDRIEEDDDVQNVFHNMNESE
- a CDS encoding YggS family pyridoxal phosphate enzyme, giving the protein MSIATAISDVRERIRRACMNAGRAASDVDLLLATKTVSPERLREAIAAGATLFGENRMQEFVPKAEALQDAPITWHFIGHLQTNKVRDAVRHAVCVQSVDRPSLAKELDKELQKRGTGLDILVEVNTSGEESKHGAAPEHVDDLLEYIGTCASLRVRGFMTIGALSEDENDVRACFRSLRTIRDKAIEDGRIPSSATVLSMGMSGDLELAVEEGSTMIRIGSAVFGRR